In one Trichosurus vulpecula isolate mTriVul1 chromosome 8, mTriVul1.pri, whole genome shotgun sequence genomic region, the following are encoded:
- the C8H14orf119 gene encoding uncharacterized protein C14orf119 homolog — protein MSLKSTASWISPSSSSTLATTPDNYSFLSMSYFTSQEMKCVLHWFASWSDPQRERFLQDLVAKAVPGKLQPLLEGLEQLSVSGADRPPHIFDCQLRLWDQWFRSWAEEERNEFVRQLEASEPDFVAKFYQAVAATAGKD, from the coding sequence ATGTCACTGAAGTCAACTGCCTCTTGGATATCACCATCCTCCTCCTCTACATTAGCCACTACTCCAGACAATTACTCCTTCCTTTCCATGTCTTACTTCACTTCACAGGAGATGAAGTGTGTCTTACATTGGTTTGCCAGCTGGTCAGATCCCCAGCGTGAGCGTTTCCTGCAGGACTTGGTAGCTAAGGCAGTGCCAGGCAAATTACAGCCTCTCTTAGAGGGATTGGAACAGCTTAGTGTGTCCGGAGCAGACCGACCACCACACATCTTTGATTGCCAGCTTCGACTCTGGGATCAGTGGTTCCGAAGTTGGGCTGAGGAGGAGCGCAATGAGTTTGTCAGACAACTGGAGGCCAGTGAGCCAGACTTTGTAGCAAAGTTTTATCAAGCAGTAGCTGCTACAGCTGGTAAGGACTGA